Genomic segment of Synechococcus sp. A18-25c:
GCTTCCCGATTTCCAAGATGCTGATGCCCAGCTTGGGGCGCCATGCCCGCAGCGCTGAGAGCGATGATCGGATCCCGCCGCTGCTTTCTGCATGGTCAGATCGGCGAGGAGAGCAGTGCCCCGTCGCTGGCTAGTTCCAGCGATTCGGCCAGGGCCAACTCAAGGGCAATCAGCTCATCGCGATGGGCGCGAAGACGCAGGGTGCTGCCGTCGTGGGGTGCGGGCTCAATCAGCCGGATCTGAATTTCTTCGGTGCGCTTTGATCGGCGGGTGTAAATCAAGCCCGCCAGCGGTCCGAGTGCAGCAAGAAGCAGGGGCCACCAGCTCAGTGCGGGATTCACTTGGCGGACGACCAGGCCGAGGCTGCTTGCGCCCACGGTTCCCAGCAGTGAAAGCAGCACCGCCAGAGGGAGGCTGCTGTCCACCTGGCCCCTGTATTCCAGGACGCAGCGTTCAGCATCGCCGCCCTGCTGGCTCCAGCCACGCTCCTTGAGCCATGCATCCAACCCCTCGAGCACCTCAACGGGTGGACGAGGGGAGTGCACCTCCACGATGGTGGTGCGGTCTTTGCTGGCTGCTCTCAGGAAAAAGACGAGTCCGATGCCCAAAAGCACGGTGAGCAGCAGCGTGGATGTCTGAGGCGATGGCATCCGATG
This window contains:
- a CDS encoding cofactor assembly of complex C subunit B; the encoded protein is MPSPQTSTLLLTVLLGIGLVFFLRAASKDRTTIVEVHSPRPPVEVLEGLDAWLKERGWSQQGGDAERCVLEYRGQVDSSLPLAVLLSLLGTVGASSLGLVVRQVNPALSWWPLLLAALGPLAGLIYTRRSKRTEEIQIRLIEPAPHDGSTLRLRAHRDELIALELALAESLELASDGALLSSPI